The following are from one region of the Klebsiella aerogenes genome:
- the guaB gene encoding IMP dehydrogenase yields MLRIAKEALTFDDVLLVPAHSTVLPNTADLSTQLTKTIRLNIPMLSAAMDTVTEARLAIALAQEGGIGFIHKNMSIERQAEEVKRVKKHESGVVSDPQTVLPTTTLREVKELTERNGFAGYPVVTEDNELVGIITGRDVRFVTDLNQAVSVYMTPKERLVTVREGESREVVFAKMHEKRVEKALVVDDNFHLRGMITVKDFQKAERKPNACKDEHGRLRVGAAVGAGAGNEERVDALVAAGVDVLLIDSSHGHSEGVLQRIRETRAKYPDLQIIGGNVATGAGARALAEAGVSAVKVGIGPGSICTTRIVTGVGVPQITAVSDAVEALEGTGIPVIADGGIRFSGDIAKAIAAGAAAVMVGSMLAGTEESPGEIELYQGRSYKSYRGMGSLGAMSKGSSDRYFQSDNAADKLVPEGIEGRVAYKGRLKEIIHQQMGGLRSCMGLTGCGTIDALRTKAEFVRISGAGIQESHVHDVTITKESPNYRMGS; encoded by the coding sequence ATGCTACGTATCGCTAAAGAAGCCCTGACGTTTGACGACGTTCTCCTTGTTCCCGCTCATTCTACCGTTCTGCCGAATACTGCCGATCTCAGCACCCAGCTGACGAAAACTATTCGTCTGAATATTCCTATGCTTTCCGCGGCTATGGATACCGTAACTGAAGCGCGCCTGGCAATTGCTCTGGCACAGGAAGGCGGCATCGGCTTTATTCATAAAAACATGTCCATCGAGCGCCAGGCTGAAGAAGTTAAGCGCGTGAAGAAACATGAATCTGGTGTGGTAAGCGATCCGCAGACCGTGCTGCCGACCACCACGCTGCGTGAAGTGAAAGAACTGACCGAACGTAACGGTTTCGCCGGTTATCCGGTGGTGACCGAAGACAACGAACTGGTCGGCATCATCACCGGTCGCGACGTGCGTTTCGTGACTGACCTGAACCAGGCGGTCAGCGTCTATATGACGCCGAAAGAACGTCTGGTTACCGTGCGTGAAGGCGAAAGCCGCGAAGTGGTCTTCGCAAAAATGCACGAAAAACGCGTAGAAAAAGCGCTGGTCGTTGATGATAACTTCCACCTGCGCGGCATGATCACCGTAAAAGACTTCCAGAAAGCGGAACGTAAACCGAATGCTTGTAAAGATGAGCACGGCCGCCTGCGCGTTGGCGCGGCAGTCGGCGCTGGCGCGGGTAACGAAGAGCGTGTTGACGCGCTGGTTGCCGCCGGCGTTGATGTTCTGTTGATCGACTCCTCTCATGGTCATTCTGAAGGCGTTCTGCAGCGTATTCGCGAAACGCGCGCTAAATATCCTGACCTGCAAATCATCGGCGGTAACGTGGCAACCGGCGCGGGCGCTCGTGCCCTGGCGGAAGCTGGCGTGAGTGCGGTGAAAGTAGGTATCGGCCCGGGTTCTATCTGTACCACCCGTATCGTCACCGGCGTAGGCGTACCGCAGATCACCGCCGTTTCCGACGCGGTTGAAGCGCTGGAAGGCACCGGTATTCCGGTTATCGCCGATGGCGGCATCCGCTTCTCCGGTGATATCGCGAAAGCGATCGCCGCAGGTGCCGCCGCGGTGATGGTAGGCTCCATGCTGGCCGGTACCGAAGAATCCCCGGGTGAAATCGAACTTTATCAGGGGCGTTCTTACAAATCCTACCGTGGTATGGGTTCTCTGGGCGCGATGTCCAAAGGCTCCTCTGACCGTTACTTCCAGAGCGATAACGCTGCTGACAAACTGGTGCCGGAAGGTATCGAAGGCCGCGTTGCCTATAAAGGCCGCCTGAAAGAGATCATTCACCAGCAGATGGGCGGCCTGCGCTCCTGTATGGGTCTGACCGGTTGTGGTACTATCGACGCCCTGCGTACCAAAGCAGAGTTCGTGCGTATCAGCGGCGCGGGCATCCAGGAGAGCCACGTTCACGACGTGACGATCACTAAGGAATCCCCGAACTACCGCATGGGCTCCTGA
- the guaA gene encoding glutamine-hydrolyzing GMP synthase — MTDNIHKHRILILDFGSQYTQLVARRVRELGVYCELWAWDVTEAQIREFNPNGIILSGGPESTTEDNSPRAPQYVFEAGVPVFGVCYGMQTMAMQLGGHVEASNEREFGYAQVEVQTDSALIQGIEDALSADGKPLLDVWMSHGDKVTAIPSDFVTVASTESCPFAIMANEEKRFYGVQFHPEVTHTRQGLRMLERFVRDICHCEALWTPAKIIDDAVERIRQQVGEDKVILGLSGGVDSSVTAMLLHRAIGKNLTCVFVDNGLLRLNEAEQVMDMFGDRFGLNIVHVEAEERFLTALKGENDPEAKRKIIGRVFVEVFDEEALKLEDVKWLAQGTIYPDVIESAASATGKAHVIKSHHNVGGLPKEMKMGLVEPLKELFKDEVRKIGLELGLPYDMLFRHPFPGPGLGVRVLGEVKKEYCDLLRRADAIFIEELRKADLYDKVSQAFTVFLPVRSVGVMGDGRKYDWVVSLRAVETIDFMTAHWAHLPYDFLGRVSNRIINEVNGISRVVYDISGKPPATIEWE; from the coding sequence ATGACGGATAACATTCATAAACATCGCATTCTTATCCTGGACTTCGGTTCTCAGTACACCCAACTGGTTGCGCGTCGCGTACGCGAGTTAGGGGTTTATTGCGAACTCTGGGCTTGGGACGTGACCGAAGCTCAGATCCGCGAGTTCAACCCGAACGGCATCATTCTTTCCGGCGGCCCGGAAAGCACGACTGAAGACAACAGCCCGCGCGCCCCGCAGTACGTCTTCGAAGCAGGCGTACCAGTATTCGGCGTATGCTACGGCATGCAGACCATGGCAATGCAGCTAGGCGGTCACGTTGAAGCCTCCAACGAGCGTGAGTTCGGCTATGCACAGGTTGAAGTACAGACTGACAGCGCGCTGATTCAGGGTATCGAAGATGCGCTGAGCGCTGACGGTAAACCGCTGCTGGACGTGTGGATGAGCCATGGCGATAAAGTCACGGCTATCCCGTCTGACTTCGTTACCGTCGCCAGTACCGAAAGCTGCCCGTTCGCCATTATGGCGAATGAAGAAAAACGCTTCTACGGCGTGCAGTTCCACCCGGAAGTGACCCATACCCGTCAGGGCCTGCGTATGCTGGAACGCTTCGTGCGTGATATCTGCCACTGTGAAGCGCTGTGGACGCCGGCGAAGATCATCGATGACGCGGTTGAGCGTATTCGCCAGCAGGTTGGCGAAGATAAAGTCATCCTTGGCCTGTCCGGCGGCGTTGACTCTTCCGTCACCGCGATGTTGCTGCACCGCGCTATCGGCAAAAACCTGACCTGTGTCTTTGTCGATAACGGCCTGCTGCGCCTGAACGAAGCCGAACAGGTTATGGACATGTTCGGCGACCGTTTCGGCCTGAACATCGTGCATGTCGAAGCCGAAGAGCGCTTCCTGACTGCGCTGAAGGGAGAAAACGACCCGGAAGCGAAGCGTAAAATCATCGGTCGCGTCTTCGTTGAAGTATTTGACGAAGAAGCGCTGAAGCTGGAAGACGTGAAATGGCTGGCGCAGGGGACTATCTACCCTGACGTGATCGAATCCGCCGCTTCCGCGACCGGTAAAGCGCACGTCATCAAGTCTCACCACAACGTTGGCGGTTTGCCGAAAGAGATGAAGATGGGCCTCGTTGAGCCGCTGAAAGAGCTGTTCAAAGACGAAGTGCGTAAGATTGGTCTGGAGCTGGGCCTGCCGTACGATATGCTGTTCCGCCACCCGTTCCCGGGGCCGGGCCTCGGCGTTCGCGTGCTCGGCGAAGTGAAGAAAGAGTACTGCGATCTGCTGCGTCGCGCCGACGCTATCTTTATCGAAGAGCTGCGTAAAGCCGATCTGTATGACAAAGTGAGCCAGGCGTTCACCGTGTTCCTGCCGGTACGCTCTGTTGGCGTGATGGGCGATGGCCGTAAGTACGACTGGGTTGTCTCCCTGCGTGCGGTAGAAACCATCGACTTTATGACCGCGCATTGGGCGCACCTGCCGTACGATTTCCTCGGTCGCGTCTCCAACCGTATCATCAACGAAGTTAACGGCATTTCCCGCGTGGTGTATGACATCAGCGGCAAGCCGCCAGCGACTATTGAGTGGGAATAA
- a CDS encoding YfgG family protein: protein MRKRHRFNRRMTRIVLLISFLFFFGRFVYSSIGAWYHHQGKQESQQSTITIDTPNTPTAPAQE, encoded by the coding sequence ATGCGTAAACGACATCGATTTAACCGTCGCATGACCCGTATCGTACTGCTTATCAGTTTTCTCTTCTTCTTTGGACGCTTCGTCTACTCCTCTATCGGTGCCTGGTACCATCATCAGGGCAAGCAAGAGTCGCAGCAATCGACCATCACTATCGATACCCCCAATACACCTACCGCTCCCGCGCAGGAATAA